A segment of the Mangrovimonas sp. YM274 genome:
CTACAAAACCCCATATTTTATATTTCACTGGAAGATTTGGAGAATAATGAAAATGAAATTTTCAATTCCTCAAATTACTCCAACGTAAGCAGCCCTCAAACCATTTTTGCAAAAGTGGAAACCGACCCATGCTATGAAATTTTTAGCTTCGATATCTTGGTTGAAAACTGTCCTCCCTTCGTCCCCGAAGGATTCTCCCCCAATACGGATGGCATCAACGACTGGTTTAACATTCAAGGACTTTATGATATTTTTGAAGAGCATAAACTAAAAATATTCAATAGATATGGTGTTTTAATTTTTGAGGGGAATAATGCAACACCTTGGAAAGGAAGGTCAAATCGAGGTATTAACAATGTAGGGAAACTAATGCCCGTAGGCACTTATTACTACATTTTAGAATTAAATGATCCCAATTACAAAGATATTATGGGATGGGTTTATGTTAATTATTAAAATCCCCAATAGCATTTAGTCGTATTTTTTTGCCGTTAATCCAATTTTCCGTACTTTTATCGGCTAAATAATTAGCTTGAAATTTGAAACCATGCCCCAATCAGCATGCCGCAGTATGGAAAGCTTTAACCTCTTGTCATGAAAGCATTCAAAATATCCTTACTAATTTTTGCCTGTTTTTTATGTAACCCAGTATTTTCCCAGCAAATTTCCGTAGACACCTCATATTCAGCTCAGGAACTTATTGAAGACATATTAGTACAAGGATGCGTTGAAATTTCAAATGTTACCTCTGCCGTAAATGGAAGTGGCAATGGTTATGACAGTTTTGGATATTTTGAAAAGGCCGATTCCAATTTCCCTTTTGATAATGGAATTATTTTATCCACAGGAAATGCTGCTTCTGCAGGGAATACTCCCAATCCAGATATTCTAAACGAAGGCGAACCAGATTGGGGACCTGACACAGATTTAGAAAATGCCTTAGGCATTAGCGGAACAGTAAACGCAACCTCTATTGAATTTGACATTGTATCCATCTCCAACGAGATACAGTTCAACTATATCTTAGCTTCCGAGGAATATTTCGGAAATTTCCCCTGTCAATATTCGGATGGATTTGCTTTTTTAATTAAAGAAACGGGCAACCCAGGCCCCTACACCAATATAGCGGTGATTCCAGGAACTTCCACACCTGTAAACACCAACACCATTCATGATGAAATTGCCGGTTTTTGCCCGCCTGAAAATGAAGAATATTTTGCAGGCTACAGTTTAGGAGACACCAATTTTAATGGTCGTACTACTGTTATGACAGCCACTGCTTCTATAACTCCAAATGTACAATATCACGTAAAACTGGTAATTGCCGACCAAACCGATGAAAACTATGATTCAGCAGTTTTTGTTGCCGGTAATAGCTTCAATACCACAGTAAATTTGGGCGATGACCTAACCACTTGTGCTTCATCAGTAACCTTAAACGCAGACATAGAAAATCCTTTAGCCGTTTATTCTTGGTATTTGGACAACTCTTTAATTTCAGGCGAAACCCAACCAACACTAAATGTAACTGAATCCGGAACCTATAAAGTAGTCATTGAAATCCCTATTTCAAACACTACTTGTACTATTGAAGACAGTGTTGTTATCAACCTTAGCTCTACCCAAACGGCTACGCCAATAGATGATTTTGAAATTTGTGATGACCTTAGCAACAATGGCGTTGAAACCTTTGATTTGAGTACTATGGACAGTGTCGTTTTACAATCTGTGCCGCAATCAAATTATGATATATCCTATCATTACTCCCAAAACGAAGCCAACAACAATACCAACCCTATAACCTCTCCCATTCAGAATACATCTAGTCCAGAAACCATTTATGTAAGAATTGAAGATATAGACAACGGATGTTTAGCATACAGTACCTTTAATCTTGTTGTCAACCCTTTGCCTGTCATTGTAGACCCTACGGATCTTTTGGTCTGTGACGACACAAGCCCTGATGGAGTTGCTCTAATCGACTTAACCGAAAAAAATGACGAGATTACCGCTGGCCAAACGAATCTCATTGTAAGTTATCACTATTCACAATCAGAAGCAGACACGGGAGCCAACCCTATTCCTTCGCCGTATACCAACACAAATCCTTCTGAACAACTTTATGTAAGAGTGATTGATGCGCAAACAGGATGTGCCAGTACTACCACCCTAAACCTTCTAGTGCAAAGTAATCCTGTGATCAACTCAGAAGATTTATATATTGACGCCTGTGATCCTGATCACGATGGTTTTGCCAGCTTCGACCTTAATAGCATTATCGATGAAGTACTCAACGGTCTTACCGGCGTATCCACTACCTTTCATGAAACTCCAGAAGATGCCCTTTTGGGAGATAACCCCATTCCAAACCCTTCCAATTATGATAATGAAACCTTTGAAGTACAAACCGTTTATATTAGAGTAGTTGACGATCTTACAGGTTGTGTATCGGTAGCTCCTGTTGAAATACATCCAAACCTTTTATTGACAGGGACCAATATCATTGATTTTTCACTGTGTGATGTTGATAGTGATGGAACCGAAAATTTTGATTTGGAAAATATGGCCATTACAATTGCCAATGATATTCCAGATGTATCCATTGCCTTTTACCTATCGGAAACTGACCGAGCCAACCAGGTCAATGAATTAGATCAAGGCACACCATTTTCACCAACAGAAATACCGCAAACCCTTTACCTTACTATAAGTAGCCCAACATGTGAGGAATATGCAGAAATAGAAATTAATTTGACAGGAATTAATGAGTTTGATTCTATTGGGACTGTTGAATATTGCGATAACGACCAAGATGGACTAACTTTAATAAACCTCTCTTCATTTGACGACTTGGTAACCGGCGGGCAATCTGGGTACACTGTAAGTTATTTTGCTTCAGAATCCGATGCGGAATCCAACATCAATGCCCTTCCAGATCCATACAATAACGTTTCAAACCCTCAAACATTCTATACTAGAATCCGATTCAATGATACTGGTTGCGCGAGCGTTAATTCATTTCAAGTTAGTATTCTATCGGCCCCCACAACAACAACGCCAACTCCAATAAAAATCTGCGACGATAACGACGATGGAGAATATACTGTTGATCTAACTTCAAAAATCCCTGAAGTTACTGCAAACACAGCAAACCAAACGATTACATTTCACAGTAGTTTTGAAGATGCTGACACCGGAAGCAATCCTATTGCCAACACAACCAATTACACAACGGCAACACAAACCTTATTCATAAGAGTTGAAAATGGTGGTAGCGCATGTTATTCTTTAGAGCCGTTAGAAATTTACATCAACACATTACCACAAATTTCCGAGCCTATAAGTGATTATAAAATTTGTGAACAAAATAGCGATAACATTGGCGACTTTACGTTTATTACAAGAGATGAAGAGATCTTAAATGGGCAAACAGACAAACAAGTATTGTACTTTGCTTCGCAGTCCGATGCTGAAAACCGAACGAACATAATCGATAAAACAGTACCCTATCAAAACACGGCAAACCCGCAAATAATTTATGTTCGAATCGAAAATATTACAGATGAGGGTTGTTACATAACCGCCTCTTTTTCCATAGAAATAGGCACCAACCCGCAATTCAATAAACCTTTGGACTGGTTTCTGTGCGACGATATTGCCAATGACGGTTTTGAAGAATTTGACCTTAATGTAAAGGCACAAGAAATGACCGACGGTATCAACGAGGATATTGAAGTTACTTTTTACCTTAGTATGACTGATGCTGAAAATGAGGAAAACCCAATTCCAGCCAACTTTACAAATACCACCAACCCTCAAACCATTTTTGTAAGCCTTAGCAACGGCTCCTTCTGTAACTCGACAACCAGTTTCGAAATAAATGTTATTCAAGCACCAGAAGCCAATCCTGCGCAACCATTAATACAATGCGACACAGATTTTGACGCTATTGTCACTTTCGATTTGACACAGGCAGAAGTCGATATTCTAGACGTAAGACAGGAAGATATTGTCATTTCATATTATGAAACGCTTGATGAGTTGGAAATTCAGGTTAATGAAATTCCAGATCCAACCACTTACAACAATACCACCAATCCCCAAACAGTATATTTCAGAATTACCAACACAACCTCTGGGTGCTATTTGGCAATTCCTATTGAATTAATCGTCAACCTTCCCCCTCCTATAAATCAAATAGGCAATATCGAAATCTGTGAAAATGAGGATAACTATTATGATCTCAATGAAGCTAGCAACTTACTACTAGATGACCTTAATGGCGTTACCATAAATTATTTTGAAACTGCTGCTGATGCAGAAGCCAATACTAATGCCATTTCTACAGATTACACCTATCAATCCTATAATGACATTATTCATGTTCGTGCCGAATATGACGATACAGGCTGTTTTGCCACGTACTTTTTCGTATTGAGAGTCAAATTATTGCCGAATGCCATTACACCTCCTGATTTGGTAGATTGTGATGATGATTATGACGGCTTTTTAACATTTGACCTGTCACAGCAGGACGCTGCCATTTTAGGCAATCAAAACCCGTTGGAGTTTACCGTTACCTATTATACTGATGAAGCTTCAGCAAATTCTGGAACTAATGCACTTCCCCTACCATCTAATTTACAGGATCAACAAACAGTCTATGCACGTGTAGAAAACAATGAAACCGGCTGCTATAGTCTTACTCAATTTATGGTTTTTATCAATCCAAAACCTGTTGTGGACATCCCTGATCAAGCCATTTGTTTGGATAATTTACCCTTAGTTGTAGACGCCAATACCTTTATAGATGGTGACACCTATTTATGGTCTACAGGAGCAACAACCCCAGAAATTGAAATTGACGAAATAGGCATTTATTCTGTAACCGTAACAACCATTGATGGCTGTAGTACCACTAGTGAATTTACGATTACCGAATCCGAACAAGCCAACATAGAATTTACAGAAATTTTAGACTTTTCAGATCCCAATAACGTAACCGTAACCGTTAGCGGCATTGGAAATTATTTATATCAATGGGATGATGAGGAACCTCAGGAATCCAATGTCTTTGAAAACGTAACTTACGGCTACCATACCATCACCGTTATTGATTTGAACGGATGTTCAGAAGTGGCAAAAGAGATTGTAGTTGTGGATGCTCCAAAGTTTATGACACCTAATAACGATGGTTATACTGATACTTGGCACATCGTTGGAGTAGAAACACTACCCGGAACTGTAGTGTATATTTTTGACCGATTTGGAAAACTGCTCAAGCAACTCTCTTCAGATTCCGAAGGTTGGGACGGAACCTATAACGGCCATTTAATGCCGGCCTCTGACTATTGGTTTGTAGCCAATGTAAAACGGGGAGATATTGAATTTGAAGTCCGTGGGCATTTTGCCCTTCGTCGATAAGTCTTTTTGAAAATCCAGCTGTTAAATTTATGCCAATCATCGCTTTATAGCCCTCATTTCTTTTTGTTCACGCAATGCAAACATGTAAATTTGCGCTATGCGTTTCAAAATAAAATCAGAATTTGGTCCTACTGGGGATCAACCTCAAGCCATTAAACAACTGGTTGCAGGTATTGAAGGAAGTGACAGATTCCAAACTCTTTTGGGAGTAACAGGCTCTGGTAAAACTTTTACCGTTGCCAATGTAATTGAAGAAGTTCAACGTCCTACTTTGGTATTGGCACATAACAAAACTTTGGCAGCCCAGTTATATTCAGAGTTCAAACAGTTTTTTCCTGACAATGCTGTTGAATATTTTGTTTCGTATTACGACTACTACCAACCCGAAGCTTATATTCCTGTCACAGGAGTTTATATAGAAAAAGATCTTTCCATTAATGAGGAAATTGAGAAGATGCGCTTAAGTGCTACCTCTTCCCTATTGTCTGGGAGACGTGACGTATTGGTGGTTGCTTCGGTTTCATGTCTGTATGGTATTGGAAACCCTGTCGAATTTCAGAAGAACGTCATTTCATTAGAAAGAGACCAAATCATTTCCCGAACCAAATTACTGCACATGTTGGTGCAAAGTTTGTACTCACG
Coding sequences within it:
- a CDS encoding T9SS type B sorting domain-containing protein, yielding MKAFKISLLIFACFLCNPVFSQQISVDTSYSAQELIEDILVQGCVEISNVTSAVNGSGNGYDSFGYFEKADSNFPFDNGIILSTGNAASAGNTPNPDILNEGEPDWGPDTDLENALGISGTVNATSIEFDIVSISNEIQFNYILASEEYFGNFPCQYSDGFAFLIKETGNPGPYTNIAVIPGTSTPVNTNTIHDEIAGFCPPENEEYFAGYSLGDTNFNGRTTVMTATASITPNVQYHVKLVIADQTDENYDSAVFVAGNSFNTTVNLGDDLTTCASSVTLNADIENPLAVYSWYLDNSLISGETQPTLNVTESGTYKVVIEIPISNTTCTIEDSVVINLSSTQTATPIDDFEICDDLSNNGVETFDLSTMDSVVLQSVPQSNYDISYHYSQNEANNNTNPITSPIQNTSSPETIYVRIEDIDNGCLAYSTFNLVVNPLPVIVDPTDLLVCDDTSPDGVALIDLTEKNDEITAGQTNLIVSYHYSQSEADTGANPIPSPYTNTNPSEQLYVRVIDAQTGCASTTTLNLLVQSNPVINSEDLYIDACDPDHDGFASFDLNSIIDEVLNGLTGVSTTFHETPEDALLGDNPIPNPSNYDNETFEVQTVYIRVVDDLTGCVSVAPVEIHPNLLLTGTNIIDFSLCDVDSDGTENFDLENMAITIANDIPDVSIAFYLSETDRANQVNELDQGTPFSPTEIPQTLYLTISSPTCEEYAEIEINLTGINEFDSIGTVEYCDNDQDGLTLINLSSFDDLVTGGQSGYTVSYFASESDAESNINALPDPYNNVSNPQTFYTRIRFNDTGCASVNSFQVSILSAPTTTTPTPIKICDDNDDGEYTVDLTSKIPEVTANTANQTITFHSSFEDADTGSNPIANTTNYTTATQTLFIRVENGGSACYSLEPLEIYINTLPQISEPISDYKICEQNSDNIGDFTFITRDEEILNGQTDKQVLYFASQSDAENRTNIIDKTVPYQNTANPQIIYVRIENITDEGCYITASFSIEIGTNPQFNKPLDWFLCDDIANDGFEEFDLNVKAQEMTDGINEDIEVTFYLSMTDAENEENPIPANFTNTTNPQTIFVSLSNGSFCNSTTSFEINVIQAPEANPAQPLIQCDTDFDAIVTFDLTQAEVDILDVRQEDIVISYYETLDELEIQVNEIPDPTTYNNTTNPQTVYFRITNTTSGCYLAIPIELIVNLPPPINQIGNIEICENEDNYYDLNEASNLLLDDLNGVTINYFETAADAEANTNAISTDYTYQSYNDIIHVRAEYDDTGCFATYFFVLRVKLLPNAITPPDLVDCDDDYDGFLTFDLSQQDAAILGNQNPLEFTVTYYTDEASANSGTNALPLPSNLQDQQTVYARVENNETGCYSLTQFMVFINPKPVVDIPDQAICLDNLPLVVDANTFIDGDTYLWSTGATTPEIEIDEIGIYSVTVTTIDGCSTTSEFTITESEQANIEFTEILDFSDPNNVTVTVSGIGNYLYQWDDEEPQESNVFENVTYGYHTITVIDLNGCSEVAKEIVVVDAPKFMTPNNDGYTDTWHIVGVETLPGTVVYIFDRFGKLLKQLSSDSEGWDGTYNGHLMPASDYWFVANVKRGDIEFEVRGHFALRR